A single region of the Theileria annulata chromosome 4, complete sequence, *** SEQUENCING IN PROGRESS *** genome encodes:
- a CDS encoding protein phosphatase regulator subunit, putative (Tap349h10.p1c.cand.97 - score = 61.54;~SMART 10 LRR_SD22 (SM00365) domains, at aa 21-40, E()=5.54e+02; 41-62, E()=4.30e-05; 63-84, E()=3.55e-06; 85-106, E()=2.01e-05; 107-128, E()=3.11e-02; 129-150, E()=4.48e+01; 151-177, E()=6.03e+02; 196-217, E()=4.06e+02; 219-240, E()=2.71e-02; 241-259, E()=4.01e+01; LRR_TYP (SM00369) at aa 172-195, E()=1.01e+02), with translation MDDEESVKIQRIGQDLTVEDSAEVVEFHLSRIKYIENLSHLKNLKKLCLVSNIIHKIENLEQNTELEHLDLYQNRIKHIENLENLTNLKVLDLSFNEIDKIENLETLDKLEQLYLSNNKISEACNLAHFKNLTLLELGSNKVRDYGDVEHLRTLNALWLGKNKLTTMSIPELPNLEKCSIQNNRVREWDECILKNLPNLREFYLSYNKLTEIPSFISLMSNLVILDLGNNRISKIHPLAENHTLEELWLNDNEIDDLSEVKVLTSLKALKVLYLERNPLQFKLGPSYRNRVLDILPSIFHTLLILSQI, from the exons ATGGACGATGAAGAATCCGTCAAAATACAGAGAATCGGACAAGATTTAACAGTGGAAGATTCAGCCGAAGTGGTCGAGTTCCACTTGTCGAGAATCAAATACATCGAAAACTTAAGTCACCTAAAAAACCTAAAG AAACTGTGTTTGGTATCAAATATCATACACAAAATAGAGAATCTTGAACAAAACACAGAACTTGAACACCTAGATCTCTACCAAAATCGAATAAAACATATAGAAAACCTAGAAAACTTAACAAACTTGAA GGTTCTTGATCTGTCATTTAACGAAATCGACAAAATCGAAAATCTTGAAACTCTGGATAAACTAGAGCAACTGTACcttagtaataataaaatttccGAG GCTTGTAACTTAGCCCATTTTAAGAATTTGACTTTGTTAGAGCTAGGCTCTAATAAGGTAAGAGACTATGGAGACGTTGAACACCTGAGAACACTAAACGCTTTATGGCTAGGAAAGAACAAGCTGACTACAATG TCGATTCCTGAGCTCCCAAACCTGGAAAAGTGTAGCATACAGAACAACAGAGTGAGGGAGTGGGACgaatgtatattaaaaaactTGCCGAATTTGCGGGAGTTCTACCTGAGCTACAACAAACTTACAGAAATACCATCATTCATATCTTTAATG TCTAATCTTGTCATATTGGACCTTGGAAATAACAGAATCTCTAAGATACACCCACTAGCTGAGAATCATACACTTGAAGAGTTGTGG TTGAATGACAATGAGATTGATGATTTGAGTGAGGTTAAGGTTCTAACATCACTTAAAGCTCTCAAAGTACTATATTTGGAAAGGAATCCACTCCAGTTCAAGCTCGGACCCAGTTATCGCAACAGAGTACTGGACATACTCCCAAGTATTTTCCACACATTACTCATTTT
- a CDS encoding guanine-nucleotide binding protein, putative (Tap349h10.p1c.cand.96 - score = 28.97;~SMART 7 WD40 (SM00320) at aa 13-55, E()=6.90e-01; 65-104, E()=6.84e-07; 107-146, E()=8.60e-13; 148-191, E()=1.76e-09; 194-233, E()=1.20e-11; 236-273, E()=1.29e-02; and 276-321, E()=6.89e-03) gives MGSVATEKLSNSVLEFKGVLTGGHHGWVTSISTPLKTDVNTIISASRDKRLMIWEMFDDEVDGQVGVAKRALTGHSQTVQDVSMSSDGLFALSGSWDGTLRLWDLVKACSVRVFNGHTKDVNSVAFSPDNRQIISGSRDKTIKLWNTLAECKYTITNSTHTDWVSCVRFSPSGKEPIFVSGGWDKLIKVWDLRTCQLKHTLYGHEGVVYSVSISPDGSLCASGGKDGVARLWDMKEANSLHLLDAGSTINALCFSPCNYWLCAATDKAIKIWDLENKNILAEINNDRTKKVGLPWCVSLCWSPDGRVLYAGSTDGNIYVYQVSRNYSYLTN, from the exons ATGGGCTCCGTAGCAACTGAAAAGTTAAGCAACAGCGTCTTAGAATTTAAAGGAGTCCTCACAGGAGGACACCATGGTTGGGTCACATCGATCTCAACTCCACTGAAGACAGACGTCAACACAATCATATCAGCATCCAGAG ACAAGAGACTCATGATATGGGAAATGTTCGATGATGAAGTTGACGGTCAAGTAGGTGTGGCAAAGAGAGCATTGACAGGCCACTCACAAACAGTACAGGACGTTTCAATGTCCTCAGATGGACTTTTTGCATTATCAGGCTCATGGGACGGAACACTAAGACTGTGGGACCTGGTCAAGGCATGCTCAGTCAGAGTGTTTAACGGACACACAAAGGATGTAAACAGTGTAGCATTTAGCCCAGATAACCGTCAAATCATTTCCGGAAGCAGAGACAAAACAATAAAGCTATGGAACACACTAGCAGAATGCAAATATACCATCACCAACTCAACCCATACCGACTGGGTGTCATGTGTCAGGTTCTCTCCAAGTGGAAAGGAACCGATTTTTGTTTCAGGAGGATGGGATAAACTCATTAAG GTTTGGGACCTAAGAACATGCCAATTGAAACACACACTATATGGTCACGAGGGTGTAGTATATTCAGTTTCAATATCACCAGACGGCTCACTTTGTGCATCGGGTGGTAAGGATGGAGTAGCAAGGTTGTGGGACATGAAGGAAGCCAATAGCTTGCACCTGTTGGATGCAGGATCTACAATTAACGCACTATGCTTTTCACCCTGCAATTACTGGCTCTGCGCAGCAACAGATAAGGCAATCAAGATCTGGGATCTGGAAAACAAGAACATACTAGCAGAGATAAACAACGACAGAACAAAGAAGGTTGGACTTCCCTGGTGTGTTTCCTTGTGCTGGTCTCCCGACGGCAGAGTGCTGTACGCAGGATCAACCGACGGAAATATCTACGTATACCAAGTCAGCAGGAACTACAGCTACCTAACGAATTAA